GGTCATTGAATTACTTTTAAATAATCAAGCAAACCCAGCTATTTTTGATAGCAATGGTCATACAGCCTTACATACTGCTGTGTTTCATGATGATAACATTGAACTGATTAACCTTCTTATTAAACATGGGGCTTCTGTTCAAGCCATGGTTGAAGGTGGAAAAACGGCATTAGAATTAGCAATCGAACTAGGGAACAATCAAGTAGCTGAAAAATTGCACCACGTTATAGAAACAGCCTAATATCTTTATGAAAATTTATTATGAAATACAAAGTCCTGTAGCGAGGAGGGATTCATTTGAAAGTCCGGCTGTCGGAGTATGATGAAAATTGGGGTCGAATGTTCGAAGATGAGGCTCGATTTTTAAGAGAACTATTTGGTGATGAAATCATCAAATTTGAACATTTTGGCAGTACCTCTGTACCAGGCATGAAGGCAAAACCTGTTATTGACATGATGTGCCTCGTTAAAGATATCAAGAAAATTGACGCCTTCAATGATCAGATGAGATTGCTTGGATATGATGTTGCCGGTGAATGGGGAATACAAGGCAGACGACTATTTCGAAAAGGTGAGGAAACTAGAACCCATCATATACATGTTTATCAGTACGATAACCTTCAAATTAAACGACATCTGGTGTTACGAAATTATTTAAGAACTCATCCCGAAGAGGTTGAACGATATAGTTGTTTGAAAGAAGAATTGGCTCAACGCTATGATGATACTGCTTACTACAGCAAAGCGAAAAACCCTTTCGTAAATGAATTGGAACAACGGGCATTAAATTGGTTTGAACACCAAGGAACTTAGAAATTATATTTGCCAATTTATCAGATTGTTGAGCAAATATTTATTTGTTAGCCTTATGCAAGGTGAACCGTACTAGAAGTAAGTGAGGTTTTTAATGTGATTGTCGCTTTTAAATGAACAATTAAACCGAGCGTTTGAGCAATGTGATAAAGAAATATTGAATTAGACAGAAGCGTTATAGAATAGTAGTCATGAAAAATTAAAGAAACCAACTCAAATGAATATGTACACGCTTTACATGGGTTTGGGAATTTGAAAGCAGTGCTAAATAAATATGATTCGGCTCAAAATGGAATATGTACAGTGTTATTATTTCAGGTAATAAATTATTTTTGGGAGGTACGCTATGAATGATGTTGTGAATACTCAAAAAGAAAAATATAAAACTTGGGTTACGGAAAACTTAGGCGAAAAAACAGGTATGTGGTACACGCCATATCTTGAAAAACTTGGACACCTGTTAGAAAAGTTTGGATTAGGTAACGGTTATAAGGAAAATTTCTTTGATTATCAATCCTATTCGGAGTATAAAAATATCTATCAACAAATGACAGAGCAAAGTGATGGGGATATTGAGCGACTAGTAACTGGTACAAGTACACCTCGATATCCAGAAAAGTTTGCTAGGACAAGAATTCAATTTAGAAAAAAATATGCGGAAGATGAATATAATCGCGGCGTAAGAAGTAAGCCTGATAATATAGGTGGGATACCTGACTGGGGCGTTTTAATGCGATCATATTTAATTTTTTTATATTATGATGAAAATCCTACTTTAACTTATCCTAAAAAAGAGAAGAAAATTGCGAATCAAGGAGATGAAATTGATAACAGCGTTAATTATTGGTTAATTTCGCCAGGTGAGTATTCAAGATTATGGAATCAGTTTCATACAGAAAATATGATTGCACTTGGTTGGGACTATTTAGGGGATATAAAAAACTATGATTCAAAGGAAGCTGTTGAACGAAAAATAGCGGAGCAAAGAGCGGACGGGGTGCGCCCTGTCAATGATACAAAGGCTGTGTGGGATTTCTATCGTGGAATTCAAACAGGCGACGTTGTATATGTGAAAGAAGGGATTAAGAAAATTCTCGCACGTGGAGTTGTTACGGGAGATTACTACTTTGATAAGGATGCATCAGAGTATAAACATAGAAGGAAAGTAGATTGGCTTCAAGTTGGAAAGTGGGAACTACACCAGACTTTTGCTCAAAAAACGTTAACATGTCTAAATTCTTATCCAAATTTTATTCAAGAAATTGATCAAGTATTGAATGAAGATTTTATTGATCCAAAAATTGCTGAAGTAAATGAGTTTCGAAATTGGTTATCCAATCAAGTTACAGATACAGGAATTACCTTAAATGATAAAACAGTTACGCAAAAAGTAAGTGCGTTAAAGGATATAGAGCACCATTTTGATGCTTCAATTTTTGGTGAAACAGATATAGAGCAACTTAAACGGTTGAAAGATATCGTTGTATCAGATGAATCCTACAAAAAATATAAAGGCGTATCGGGAAGTTCCATTGACTACTACATTCGTTTTATTGAATCTAAGCCTACGGTACTAGAAAATGAATCGTTTACAATGGATGATTTTCTTTCGGATGTTTTTATCGAGAAGGAGGAGCTTGTAAGGCTAATTTCGCTACTTGAAAATAAGAAGAATCTTATTTTGAAAGGTGCACCGGGAGTAGGGAAAACGTTTATTTCCAAACGTTTAGCGTATGTAATGATGGAAGAAAAAGATGAAACGCGTATCCAGATGGTTCAGTTCCACCAAAGCTATAGTTATGAAGACTTCATTGAAGGGTTCCGTCCGAAAGCTGAAGGAGATGGGTTTGAGCTGAAACAAGGTCCGTTTGTGAAGTTTGCTAGAAAAGCAGCACGAGATCCTGAACGAGACTACTTCTTTATTATTGATGAAATTAATCGTGGAAATATGAGTAAAATATTTGGGGAATTAATGATGCTTATCGAAGCGGATAAGCGAGGCGAGCAAATCAATCTCCTTTATTCTAATGATAAGTTTTCTGTGCCAACGAATTTATACATCATTGGAATGATGAATACGGCAGATAGAAGCTTAGCTTTATTAGACTACGCACTAAGAAGAAGATTCTCGTTTTTTGAAATTAAACCAGCGTTCCAAAATGAGACATTTAAGTCGTATGTAAATGAATTAAATAATCCAGAAGATTTAAAGCGTATCATTGATGAAATTAAAAGCTTAAATAATCAAATTGTTGAAGAGCTAGGAACAGGCTTTCAAATTGGGCATAGCTATTTTGTAGGTGATGCTTATAAAGTAGATACTGCAAATCGTGTAGAGGAAGTAATCGAATATGAAATTATTCCACAACTTGTAGAGTATTGGTTTGATGATGAGCAGAAGGCAAACGATTGGGCTGAACGACTAAGAGGTTGTTACGATGGAGAGAAATAATAACATTCCAATTCGTAATATATACTATATGATTTCCTATGCATATCAAACGTTAAATCTTTCCGAGTATAAAAAAATTGGAACAGAAGAGTTTGAGAACGTCAAAGAGCTTTACGCAGAAATTTTAACGATTGGTATACCTGTTTTGATTCGCGGAGGATTAAGTAAAGATTACATAAGTGTTGAAGAGACTTCTAATGTTATTAAGGGAAAAATAGATATCAATTCTACGATAAAGAAAAATGCATTGGTAAATAAGAAAGTTGCTGTGATTTATGATGAGTTCTCTGAAAATATATTGTTGAATCAAATTATTAAAGCTACACTCGTTTACCTATCGCGCTCAAATAAAA
This portion of the Solibacillus daqui genome encodes:
- a CDS encoding GrpB family protein, which translates into the protein MKVRLSEYDENWGRMFEDEARFLRELFGDEIIKFEHFGSTSVPGMKAKPVIDMMCLVKDIKKIDAFNDQMRLLGYDVAGEWGIQGRRLFRKGEETRTHHIHVYQYDNLQIKRHLVLRNYLRTHPEEVERYSCLKEELAQRYDDTAYYSKAKNPFVNELEQRALNWFEHQGT
- a CDS encoding AAA family ATPase, whose amino-acid sequence is MNDVVNTQKEKYKTWVTENLGEKTGMWYTPYLEKLGHLLEKFGLGNGYKENFFDYQSYSEYKNIYQQMTEQSDGDIERLVTGTSTPRYPEKFARTRIQFRKKYAEDEYNRGVRSKPDNIGGIPDWGVLMRSYLIFLYYDENPTLTYPKKEKKIANQGDEIDNSVNYWLISPGEYSRLWNQFHTENMIALGWDYLGDIKNYDSKEAVERKIAEQRADGVRPVNDTKAVWDFYRGIQTGDVVYVKEGIKKILARGVVTGDYYFDKDASEYKHRRKVDWLQVGKWELHQTFAQKTLTCLNSYPNFIQEIDQVLNEDFIDPKIAEVNEFRNWLSNQVTDTGITLNDKTVTQKVSALKDIEHHFDASIFGETDIEQLKRLKDIVVSDESYKKYKGVSGSSIDYYIRFIESKPTVLENESFTMDDFLSDVFIEKEELVRLISLLENKKNLILKGAPGVGKTFISKRLAYVMMEEKDETRIQMVQFHQSYSYEDFIEGFRPKAEGDGFELKQGPFVKFARKAARDPERDYFFIIDEINRGNMSKIFGELMMLIEADKRGEQINLLYSNDKFSVPTNLYIIGMMNTADRSLALLDYALRRRFSFFEIKPAFQNETFKSYVNELNNPEDLKRIIDEIKSLNNQIVEELGTGFQIGHSYFVGDAYKVDTANRVEEVIEYEIIPQLVEYWFDDEQKANDWAERLRGCYDGEK